A single window of Leptospiraceae bacterium DNA harbors:
- a CDS encoding anti-sigma factor antagonist (This anti-anti-sigma factor, or anti-sigma factor antagonist, belongs to a family that includes characterized members SpoIIAA, RsbV, RsfA, and RsfB.), protein MEIEAKLERPSVVNGTRQINNLLIKMKTPPAVHLPQRQPLVIGLAIDKSWSMKGDKMEATIEAACSLVNWLTRHDYLTVIAYSADVQVVQPLIQLKEKSAVIDKIRSIQVATSTNMSGGWLQTLRAVESAGIPNAYKRVILLTDGQATLGIKDPLQFIQIANDHVTRGVSTTTIGFGEDFNETSLRDIAVNGGGNFYYVSSPEQTSEIFFREFGDIGALYAQAVELKLKFAPNVKMLEIYNDYPFQANEDGSISIQSGDVRADDTRNIVMSLEIDAEKPMDSSDLVNIDVSFYNLFEKMRLDKASRSVPLVKSTTESESDKEVVVERLVTSSAKTVIKAGRLIKENDIGMARTLLQAAIERVEDNIKLSADVLSPILQRLKNIEVKLRENAATASKHFMAEGTDLYSRMDIIDTGGVDVHDRIFEYKVIGDIDLYKCPDIKATVQSQMRDGYRFVIFDLSDSKFIDSSAIGAFIQIVGWLRKRGGEFIVTNIVDSVRKVFTITRLENHIRVATSMDEARDIVESIISATSR, encoded by the coding sequence ATGGAAATAGAGGCTAAATTAGAAAGACCTAGTGTAGTAAATGGAACCCGTCAAATCAACAATCTGTTGATTAAAATGAAGACCCCACCAGCAGTTCACCTTCCACAACGACAACCTCTTGTGATTGGTTTAGCCATTGACAAAAGTTGGTCAATGAAAGGCGATAAGATGGAAGCTACAATCGAGGCAGCTTGCTCTCTCGTAAACTGGCTAACACGGCATGATTATCTAACTGTCATTGCCTATTCGGCAGATGTGCAAGTGGTTCAACCTCTTATCCAATTGAAAGAGAAATCAGCTGTCATTGATAAGATTCGTTCTATCCAAGTTGCCACGTCTACTAATATGAGCGGAGGTTGGCTTCAGACTTTGCGTGCTGTTGAGTCTGCTGGAATTCCAAACGCTTATAAGCGTGTGATACTACTCACTGATGGTCAGGCTACTCTTGGCATTAAAGACCCACTGCAATTCATTCAAATTGCGAATGATCACGTAACTCGCGGAGTATCTACGACTACGATTGGATTTGGAGAAGATTTTAATGAGACTTCTCTAAGAGACATTGCTGTCAATGGTGGTGGAAATTTTTATTATGTAAGTAGTCCCGAACAAACCTCGGAAATTTTCTTTCGTGAGTTTGGCGACATAGGTGCACTGTATGCACAGGCAGTTGAACTTAAACTAAAATTTGCTCCGAATGTTAAGATGCTTGAGATATACAACGATTATCCGTTTCAAGCAAATGAAGATGGAAGCATATCTATCCAGTCAGGAGATGTTAGAGCAGATGATACTCGTAATATTGTAATGTCCTTAGAGATAGATGCTGAGAAGCCAATGGATTCTTCAGACTTAGTTAATATTGATGTTTCCTTTTATAATCTTTTTGAAAAAATGCGTTTAGATAAAGCTAGTCGCTCTGTGCCTTTAGTTAAAAGCACAACCGAGTCTGAGTCAGACAAGGAAGTTGTTGTAGAACGATTGGTAACTTCATCGGCGAAAACAGTAATTAAAGCAGGTCGTCTGATAAAAGAAAATGATATCGGAATGGCTCGCACATTATTACAGGCAGCTATCGAACGAGTTGAGGATAATATAAAGTTATCTGCTGATGTATTAAGTCCTATTTTACAGCGCCTTAAAAATATTGAAGTTAAGCTGAGAGAAAATGCAGCTACTGCAAGTAAGCATTTTATGGCAGAAGGAACTGACCTATACAGTAGAATGGATATTATTGACACGGGCGGCGTTGATGTTCATGATCGAATCTTTGAATACAAAGTTATTGGCGATATAGATCTCTATAAATGTCCGGACATTAAAGCTACTGTGCAATCTCAAATGAGAGATGGATACCGCTTTGTTATTTTTGATTTGAGTGACAGTAAGTTTATCGATTCTTCTGCGATTGGGGCTTTTATCCAGATAGTTGGTTGGCTTCGAAAACGTGGTGGAGAATTCATTGTTACGAATATCGTTGATAGCGTTCGCAAAGTATTCACTATTACCCGCTTAGAAAATCACATACGTGTAGCAACTTCTATGGATGAAGCAAGAGACATTGTTGAATCAATTATCTCTGCTACATCTAGATAA
- a CDS encoding Na+/H+ antiporter has product MAHRWNFATLSFVIGAIVSPPDAVAATSITLGLNLPKKVITILEGESLINDAIGLVAYRFAVASVVTGSFSFINATSSFFLVSLGGIFIGFLFGFLVSRLHKWLFNNPAIETAITILTPFIVYLTAENIHVSGVLAVVTTGLFLTWRSPELFSPQTRLQAVATWDIIIFLLNGFIFLLIGLQLPTIMEKIPGVSFGKLIFYGVGISIIVILIRILWVIPVSYLSFRIAHKLNPQKTRKTSWQWKEVFIVAWTGMRGVVSLAAAMALPLTLANQEIFPYRSLILFITCCVIFITLVFQGLALPFIIKILKVKGDTSIEEEEIHARLLAAQAALDYLNEVELEGDVSVDMINWLKAKHKARIRQIKIEYHHLDKTTTSNVFLPDRYLQIQKAVIAAERSMVIQLRREGVINDESLRKIERDLDLEEARLKK; this is encoded by the coding sequence TTGGCTCATAGATGGAATTTCGCTACCCTTAGCTTCGTAATTGGAGCTATTGTTTCGCCACCGGACGCTGTAGCGGCTACTTCTATTACCCTCGGACTCAATTTGCCCAAGAAAGTGATAACAATTCTAGAAGGAGAAAGTCTCATCAACGATGCAATCGGACTTGTCGCCTATCGTTTCGCAGTCGCATCTGTTGTTACAGGAAGCTTTTCATTCATCAATGCTACTAGCAGTTTTTTTCTAGTCTCTTTGGGAGGTATCTTCATTGGTTTTCTATTTGGATTTTTAGTATCTCGACTTCATAAATGGTTATTCAATAATCCGGCTATTGAAACAGCCATTACAATACTAACTCCATTCATCGTCTATTTAACCGCTGAGAACATCCACGTATCAGGAGTTCTCGCGGTTGTAACAACAGGACTCTTTTTAACTTGGAGATCTCCGGAGCTTTTTTCCCCACAGACCAGACTACAAGCAGTAGCCACATGGGACATTATCATTTTTCTATTAAACGGATTCATATTCCTTTTGATAGGACTTCAATTACCTACTATTATGGAAAAAATTCCTGGTGTTTCTTTCGGAAAATTAATTTTCTATGGTGTAGGAATCAGCATTATTGTAATTCTGATAAGAATTTTATGGGTAATACCTGTTAGCTACCTATCTTTCAGAATTGCACACAAACTAAATCCACAAAAAACAAGAAAAACCTCTTGGCAATGGAAAGAAGTTTTCATTGTTGCCTGGACAGGAATGAGAGGTGTTGTATCTCTTGCGGCTGCTATGGCTTTGCCGCTAACACTCGCAAACCAAGAAATTTTTCCTTATAGAAGTTTAATCTTATTTATCACTTGCTGTGTAATTTTTATTACACTCGTATTCCAAGGACTTGCACTTCCATTCATAATAAAAATTTTAAAAGTCAAAGGTGATACGAGTATAGAGGAAGAGGAAATACACGCGCGACTTCTTGCGGCTCAAGCGGCACTTGATTACTTGAATGAAGTAGAATTGGAGGGGGATGTCTCTGTTGACATGATTAACTGGCTCAAAGCAAAGCATAAAGCAAGAATCAGGCAGATTAAAATTGAGTATCACCATTTAGACAAAACCACAACCAGCAATGTTTTTCTTCCTGATAGATATTTGCAAATTCAAAAAGCAGTGATTGCGGCTGAGCGAAGCATGGTGATTCAACTCAGAAGGGAAGGAGTTATTAACGATGAGTCACTTCGTAAAATAGAAAGGGACTTGGACTTAGAAGAAGCTAGGCTAAAAAAATAA
- a CDS encoding cation:proton antiporter: MKEIEIVFGLLVVVTALAAIAGKVKIPYPILLVLVGALIGFIPFLPNYELNPDIVFLVFLPPILYSAAWYTSWRDFKEELRPISLLAIGLTLATTTVIGYTAYWLIDGISLPLAS; encoded by the coding sequence ATGAAAGAAATTGAAATCGTATTCGGACTATTAGTTGTTGTTACCGCCCTTGCAGCTATAGCTGGAAAGGTAAAAATTCCCTACCCAATTCTTTTAGTTTTAGTAGGAGCATTGATTGGATTCATTCCATTCTTGCCCAACTATGAATTAAATCCAGATATTGTTTTTCTTGTTTTCCTTCCACCTATTCTATATTCAGCCGCTTGGTATACATCTTGGCGAGATTTTAAAGAGGAGCTTAGACCAATTAGCCTGTTGGCGATTGGATTGACTCTTGCGACTACGACTGTCATTGGATATACAGCCTATTGGCTCATAGATGGAATTTCGCTACCCTTAGCTTCGTAA
- a CDS encoding MarR family transcriptional regulator has product MAAKKSKTIVSISSNKQDWTFLSNHAHVLICLYRDPTIRLRDLAFNVGITERAVISIIEDLETVGIIVRTKEGRRNKYKIHESISLRHPLESHKTIGDLLKLLK; this is encoded by the coding sequence ATGGCAGCCAAAAAATCAAAGACTATCGTTTCAATTAGTTCAAATAAGCAGGACTGGACATTTCTCAGTAACCACGCACATGTTCTAATTTGTCTCTATAGAGATCCAACTATTCGTTTGAGAGATTTGGCGTTTAATGTGGGTATTACAGAAAGAGCAGTCATCAGTATTATTGAAGATTTGGAAACTGTCGGAATCATCGTTCGCACAAAAGAAGGCAGACGAAATAAATACAAAATCCACGAATCCATCTCTCTTCGTCATCCGCTAGAGTCCCATAAAACAATTGGTGACTTGCTAAAACTTCTAAAATAA
- a CDS encoding carbonic anhydrase, whose product MRKLTCLLFLMSILQSLNAQVNSDDALKKLTEGNKRFVAGKSIRPNQTPEKIKELAAGQKPFAVIVGCSDSRVPNEIVFDQGLGDLFIVRTAGQVSSYASWGSMEFATTALGAKLIVVLGHTKCGAVSAACVVPDVPGHIVTLINAIKPAAEIARDMEGDLVDNAVRVNVAKQVEQLKGLEPVLSKKTKSGEIKIVGAVYHLETGKVELLPENYLNKISKEKK is encoded by the coding sequence ATGAGAAAACTTACATGCCTATTGTTTCTAATGAGCATTTTACAGAGTTTAAATGCACAAGTAAATTCAGACGATGCCCTGAAAAAGTTAACTGAAGGGAATAAAAGATTTGTCGCAGGTAAATCGATTCGACCAAACCAAACACCTGAGAAGATTAAAGAACTTGCGGCTGGTCAAAAACCCTTTGCAGTCATTGTTGGATGTTCTGACTCTCGTGTTCCAAATGAAATTGTTTTCGATCAAGGACTTGGTGATTTATTCATTGTAAGAACTGCTGGTCAAGTATCTAGCTATGCATCATGGGGAAGTATGGAATTTGCGACAACGGCTTTAGGTGCAAAACTCATTGTAGTGTTGGGACATACAAAATGTGGTGCAGTATCTGCTGCCTGTGTAGTGCCAGATGTGCCAGGACATATTGTAACTCTTATTAATGCAATTAAACCTGCTGCTGAAATTGCAAGGGATATGGAAGGTGACTTAGTTGACAATGCAGTCCGAGTAAACGTCGCAAAGCAAGTAGAACAGTTAAAAGGACTTGAGCCTGTTCTTTCTAAAAAAACTAAATCGGGAGAAATTAAAATTGTTGGTGCAGTGTATCATCTTGAGACCGGCAAAGTGGAATTACTCCCTGAAAATTATTTGAATAAAATTTCAAAGGAGAAGAAGTAA
- a CDS encoding sodium-dependent bicarbonate transport family permease — protein sequence MELFNSLAAKLLSPMVLAFALGIFATLIKSDLKFPEGLYIGLTIYLLFAIGLKGGVKLSATPLNEFYKPALGAILMCSLIPIWSYFILNKIGKFSVTNAAAIAAHYGSVSAVTFSESLSYMETMGVSFEGFMPTMLAIMEVPAILIAIFIARTQSKEESTSSWGKLFHELFAGRGTVLLIGGLVIGFLSGKKGFEQVAPLFDTPFKGVLALFLLEVGLVTGRKLGDLVKAGPFLIGFGLIMPIVHACIGIYLGKALGLSLGGSTIFGVLCASASYIAAPAAIRIALPEASPTYYLTSALAITFPFNIVLGLPLYLSIAKFIFGVNS from the coding sequence ATGGAATTATTTAACTCACTTGCTGCAAAATTACTATCACCGATGGTGTTAGCCTTTGCTCTCGGAATTTTTGCGACACTAATAAAGAGCGATCTGAAATTTCCTGAAGGACTCTATATAGGTCTTACGATTTATTTACTATTTGCAATTGGTTTAAAAGGAGGAGTAAAACTTTCCGCCACTCCATTGAATGAATTCTATAAGCCTGCCCTTGGTGCCATTTTAATGTGTAGTTTAATACCGATTTGGTCCTACTTCATATTAAATAAGATAGGTAAATTCAGTGTAACCAATGCTGCTGCCATTGCTGCTCATTATGGTTCCGTTTCTGCTGTAACATTCAGTGAAAGCCTTTCTTATATGGAGACAATGGGTGTTAGCTTCGAAGGTTTTATGCCAACTATGCTTGCGATCATGGAAGTTCCAGCAATCTTAATTGCTATATTTATCGCAAGAACTCAATCTAAAGAAGAAAGCACATCTTCTTGGGGAAAATTATTTCATGAGTTATTTGCCGGCAGAGGAACTGTTTTATTAATAGGTGGACTCGTCATTGGATTTCTTTCTGGCAAGAAGGGTTTCGAGCAAGTAGCCCCACTTTTTGACACACCCTTCAAAGGAGTATTAGCATTATTCCTTTTGGAAGTAGGACTTGTTACAGGAAGAAAACTAGGTGACTTAGTAAAAGCGGGACCTTTTTTAATTGGCTTTGGACTCATCATGCCAATTGTTCATGCTTGCATCGGAATCTATTTAGGTAAGGCACTTGGATTATCTCTTGGAGGATCTACGATATTTGGAGTATTGTGTGCGAGTGCTTCCTATATTGCTGCACCCGCAGCGATTCGAATTGCACTGCCGGAAGCAAGCCCGACATATTACCTAACGTCAGCTCTTGCTATAACGTTCCCATTTAATATTGTGCTTGGACTTCCGCTTTACCTTTCGATTGCTAAATTTATATTTGGAGTAAACTCATGA
- a CDS encoding restriction endonuclease, whose translation MNIYLFVAVVLALGILAVVYFIFFGTKANIVEKALALAAMGNFIDAKATLREQLDLEPNDSRLLYTFSKIYSMENDLLNEVSYLEKVKSIGKYEKEYPPILVNNRIANIYYQQDMFDEAFFYYLDSLNYDPVNLEALIRLAFMAVGQKDFDIADKFMRQIPDEEVKIQSYFIAKGVVTAMLNRDNDFEYFEKAYRMDTNSPVAGFLYALSLSKIRKFKEAYDIVSPMIDMTADDLVRFTISQFIMTLNSSMSDYVSAMVNAKTCIDIAKRNNWHLETAECNAYYAMLCIVLNNLDEASEYLIEAEAERVDDYDIISLAQYKADLEDGTATPGKTSARGYNLKNTLKDLPERLFSKERYFEISGLKSSDTVNIRGIINQDGQKIISKMNQLSPDKISKLNSMKGNIFKNTCIKILAEYGYKVKRELPALEAEGANFVCIKKGEEDDRAVFRIRKWKNMTISDVFLTELLNSMSEQAANKGYVIGSAELTPGAKKVIKANDGKLVIVNGKELESLLEKVMK comes from the coding sequence ATGAATATTTATCTTTTTGTAGCTGTAGTTTTAGCCCTCGGTATCCTAGCCGTCGTATATTTTATTTTCTTTGGAACCAAAGCTAATATTGTAGAAAAGGCTCTTGCCCTTGCTGCAATGGGAAATTTTATCGATGCCAAAGCAACTCTCCGAGAACAATTGGATTTAGAGCCAAATGATTCTCGTCTACTCTATACATTTTCCAAAATCTATTCAATGGAAAATGATTTACTCAACGAAGTAAGCTATTTAGAAAAAGTCAAATCCATTGGCAAATACGAAAAAGAGTATCCACCGATTCTAGTCAACAACCGCATTGCGAACATCTATTATCAGCAAGATATGTTCGATGAGGCTTTTTTCTATTATCTCGACTCACTCAATTACGATCCAGTCAATCTTGAAGCATTGATTCGGCTCGCATTCATGGCGGTCGGACAAAAAGACTTCGATATAGCTGATAAATTTATGCGTCAAATCCCAGACGAAGAAGTAAAGATCCAATCTTACTTCATCGCCAAAGGAGTAGTAACCGCTATGCTCAACAGAGACAATGACTTTGAGTATTTTGAAAAAGCATATAGAATGGATACAAATTCTCCCGTTGCTGGTTTTTTATATGCACTCTCTCTTTCTAAGATTCGTAAATTCAAAGAAGCTTACGATATAGTAAGTCCAATGATTGATATGACGGCAGATGATTTAGTCCGTTTTACAATTTCCCAATTCATCATGACTCTAAATTCTTCTATGAGTGATTATGTATCGGCTATGGTAAATGCTAAAACTTGCATAGATATTGCTAAAAGAAATAACTGGCATCTAGAAACAGCAGAGTGTAATGCCTATTATGCAATGCTATGTATAGTTCTAAATAACTTAGACGAAGCAAGTGAATATTTAATTGAAGCAGAAGCCGAGCGAGTAGATGATTACGACATTATTAGCTTAGCTCAATACAAAGCAGATTTGGAAGACGGAACGGCTACTCCCGGTAAGACGTCAGCTCGTGGTTATAATTTAAAAAATACGTTAAAGGATCTTCCCGAAAGACTTTTTTCAAAGGAAAGATACTTTGAAATCTCTGGTCTAAAATCATCAGACACAGTAAACATTCGCGGAATCATTAATCAGGATGGACAAAAGATTATTTCTAAAATGAACCAATTAAGTCCAGATAAGATTTCTAAACTTAATTCCATGAAAGGAAATATTTTTAAAAATACCTGTATTAAAATTTTAGCTGAATATGGATATAAAGTAAAACGAGAACTACCTGCCTTAGAAGCGGAAGGGGCTAATTTCGTTTGCATCAAAAAAGGCGAAGAAGACGATAGAGCTGTTTTTAGAATTCGTAAATGGAAAAACATGACAATCTCAGATGTATTCTTAACAGAACTTCTGAATTCAATGTCAGAGCAAGCGGCTAATAAAGGTTATGTTATCGGATCTGCCGAACTCACACCCGGAGCCAAAAAAGTAATCAAGGCTAACGACGGTAAGCTTGTAATCGTCAACGGTAAAGAATTAGAAAGTCTCTTAGAGAAAGTAATGAAGTAA
- a CDS encoding SPOR domain-containing protein: MQNVDYSRKLKREDRRTHSSEPKIPLGKSSRSSGNGSILNILNSNHQPLSFLYLFIGAILFFTSGLVIGMKIDQKESYFMGNESNTFRNVNPSENALSVETPDQTTARENKSENSDSDGFTSEVATNKVTKTALPTIHKDLKFPPKLNQVNYIIQIGTFSREEANKWGASLIKDQQEFQGRLFRTSSGKLYLGYYYNVKDAKVVLKQIKKFRGGVFEEASIKNIQF, from the coding sequence ATGCAAAACGTTGATTACTCTAGAAAATTAAAAAGAGAAGATAGAAGAACTCATTCTAGTGAGCCAAAAATTCCATTGGGGAAAAGTTCCCGAAGTTCTGGAAATGGTTCCATTTTAAATATACTGAATTCAAATCATCAACCTTTGTCTTTTTTATACTTATTCATTGGGGCAATTTTATTCTTCACATCCGGGCTAGTGATCGGAATGAAGATAGATCAAAAAGAATCTTACTTCATGGGAAATGAGAGCAATACATTTCGAAATGTAAACCCTTCTGAAAATGCGTTATCCGTTGAGACTCCAGACCAAACGACTGCACGGGAAAATAAATCGGAAAATTCAGATTCCGATGGATTTACAAGTGAAGTAGCTACAAACAAAGTTACAAAGACTGCTCTTCCAACAATTCACAAAGATTTAAAATTTCCTCCCAAGTTAAATCAAGTGAACTACATTATTCAAATTGGCACGTTTAGTAGGGAGGAAGCCAACAAATGGGGTGCGAGTCTAATCAAAGACCAACAAGAATTTCAAGGAAGACTCTTTCGCACTTCTAGCGGCAAATTATACTTAGGTTACTATTATAACGTTAAAGATGCAAAGGTAGTGTTGAAACAAATCAAGAAGTTCCGTGGTGGAGTTTTTGAAGAAGCGTCTATTAAGAACATTCAGTTTTAA
- a CDS encoding DUF393 domain-containing protein has translation MRKIILFDGVCNLCNASVNFIIDRDNKKLFQFASLQSEFAQNLISNSQKEVLFFTSKGLMPLNESIRKELNSLNSILYFENNIIYHKSDAALRISEHLDGLYKIISIGKILPTSVRDFIYEYIARNRYRWFGKTESCRMPSPELKERFL, from the coding sequence ATGAGAAAAATCATTCTATTCGATGGAGTATGCAATCTATGCAATGCTTCGGTAAACTTTATAATCGACAGGGATAATAAGAAGTTATTTCAATTTGCCTCCTTACAATCCGAATTTGCACAGAACTTAATTTCAAATTCCCAAAAAGAAGTTCTGTTTTTTACTTCTAAAGGTTTAATGCCGTTAAACGAATCTATTCGCAAAGAATTAAACTCACTCAATTCAATTCTCTATTTTGAAAATAATATAATCTATCATAAATCAGACGCTGCTCTTCGCATTTCAGAACATCTCGACGGATTATATAAAATTATCTCAATTGGAAAAATTCTTCCAACCTCTGTTCGCGATTTCATTTATGAGTATATTGCTCGTAACCGCTACAGATGGTTTGGTAAAACAGAATCGTGTAGAATGCCTTCACCGGAATTAAAAGAAAGATTCTTGTAA